One stretch of Cohnella algarum DNA includes these proteins:
- a CDS encoding prolipoprotein diacylglyceryl transferase family protein gives MSGFMQLGPFAIRLDWFYYGLSALLGFLLAKIIIKRKSLEHMPYLELIFNAAAAALLVWKISPVFSDLSLLAKPFALLRYPGTSLGGWLGCLAAIAYLVLIKWTKKFSWTVLLDVFSIVLLGYAFVYSLSHWQYGNETTLPWAISLSDPTYQYHPVNVYQAILLVPLIGAALKFRIGEGKTAFFTLTGYGMSLLAISLLTPKLSALYGLSVEQWAAVLFIALGVLAYRVAVLQNDHNNR, from the coding sequence ATGTCAGGATTTATGCAATTGGGTCCGTTTGCCATTCGTCTGGATTGGTTTTATTACGGTCTGTCCGCTTTGCTCGGTTTCCTCTTGGCGAAAATAATCATCAAGCGGAAATCCTTGGAGCATATGCCGTATTTGGAACTAATTTTTAACGCTGCGGCGGCGGCCTTGCTGGTTTGGAAAATCAGTCCTGTTTTCTCGGATCTGAGCTTGCTTGCCAAGCCGTTTGCGCTTCTCCGTTATCCGGGCACTTCATTGGGGGGATGGCTCGGCTGTCTCGCCGCAATCGCATACCTGGTCTTGATCAAATGGACGAAAAAATTCAGCTGGACAGTCTTGCTCGACGTTTTTTCCATTGTTCTCTTAGGTTACGCATTCGTCTATTCTCTTTCCCACTGGCAATATGGCAACGAAACGACATTGCCATGGGCGATTTCGCTGTCGGACCCCACGTATCAATACCACCCGGTGAATGTTTATCAGGCCATTTTGCTGGTCCCGTTGATTGGGGCGGCCCTGAAGTTTCGCATTGGCGAGGGGAAAACGGCTTTCTTCACCCTAACCGGATATGGGATGTCGCTGCTTGCCATTTCATTGCTCACGCCGAAGCTGTCAGCGTTGTACGGTTTGTCGGTCGAACAGTGGGCCGCTGTCTTGTTTATTGCGCTTGGCGTTCTCGCTTACAGAGTTGCCGTACTTCAGAATGATCATAATAACCGTTGA
- a CDS encoding Mur ligase family protein — protein MNLLQILKPFLLPDSTPSTVQPKGVQFHSGKVTPGDVFVAIPGNASDGHHYIHDAVRGGACAVVGEEAIDGLPVPYYRVANARQALAEMANAFYGYPSRHHFMIGITGTNGKTTTAYLIRHILESSGISCSLFGSVTNYVNGKEIPSTQTTPDALQLQQWLSESRDQAVVMEVSSHGIDQHRVGGIAFDYAIFTNLSHDHLNLNFESSTL, from the coding sequence ATGAATTTACTTCAAATCTTAAAACCGTTCCTTCTTCCTGACTCGACTCCTTCAACTGTGCAGCCCAAGGGTGTTCAATTTCATTCCGGAAAGGTAACACCGGGGGATGTGTTTGTTGCCATTCCGGGAAATGCCTCGGACGGGCATCATTATATCCATGACGCTGTACGAGGAGGTGCCTGCGCAGTCGTTGGCGAAGAGGCGATCGATGGTCTTCCGGTCCCTTATTATCGTGTCGCGAATGCACGTCAGGCTTTGGCTGAAATGGCAAATGCGTTTTATGGATATCCTTCACGGCATCATTTCATGATCGGAATCACAGGGACGAACGGAAAAACAACAACCGCCTATTTGATTCGCCACATCCTTGAATCATCAGGGATCTCCTGTTCCCTGTTCGGATCGGTAACCAACTATGTAAACGGGAAAGAAATTCCTTCCACCCAAACGACGCCGGATGCCTTGCAATTGCAGCAATGGCTTAGCGAAAGCCGGGATCAAGCCGTTGTCATGGAAGTTTCGTCTCACGGAATCGATCAGCACCGGGTTGGAGGGATCGCATTTGATTACGCCATCTTTACCAACCTTAGCCATGATCATTTGAACCTGAATTTCGAAAGTTCCACTCTCTGA